One stretch of Thermoprotei archaeon DNA includes these proteins:
- a CDS encoding DNA-directed RNA polymerase, with protein MYMLCKIKGIVRIPADKLGETLEDTAKKILRSEYEGRFIKDLGYVLSIFDVKVSRFGKILQGDGASYHIAKFSALTYMPHDKEVIEGEIIDVKSFGLIVRSGPLEGLIHISQVMDDRANVDVRRALCIGEKTKRTIGKGDRVRARIVSVSVSGSSVRVGLTMRQPFLGKIDWIKEDIERSKGMKKEMKTVG; from the coding sequence ATGTATATGCTCTGTAAAATAAAAGGTATTGTGAGAATACCAGCAGATAAGCTTGGTGAAACATTAGAGGATACTGCAAAGAAAATTTTAAGGAGTGAGTATGAAGGTAGATTTATAAAAGATCTTGGCTATGTTCTTTCTATATTTGATGTGAAGGTTTCTAGATTTGGTAAAATTTTACAGGGAGATGGCGCATCATACCACATCGCTAAATTTAGTGCACTCACTTATATGCCTCACGATAAAGAAGTTATAGAAGGAGAAATTATTGATGTGAAAAGTTTTGGATTAATCGTAAGATCTGGCCCCCTTGAGGGATTAATTCACATCTCGCAAGTTATGGACGATAGAGCAAATGTGGACGTTCGTCGAGCGCTTTGCATTGGAGAAAAAACTAAACGCACAATAGGTAAAGGTGACAGAGTAAGAGCTAGAATAGTTTCAGTTAGTGTGTCCGGATCGTCGGTTAGAGTAGGATTAACCATGAGACAACCATTCCTTGGAAAAATAGACTGGATAAAGGAAGACATTGAACGATCAAAAGGTATGAAAAAGGAGATGAAAACTGTTGGCTGA
- the spt4 gene encoding transcription elongation factor subunit Spt4, with protein MAEERRITLGMKACIKCKYLVEDKEIICPNCGNNTFTKNWSGVIILYKPEQSALAQMLNLKKPGKYAIKVKGVV; from the coding sequence TTGGCTGAAGAACGAAGAATTACACTTGGAATGAAAGCATGTATAAAATGTAAATACTTAGTTGAGGATAAAGAAATTATTTGTCCAAATTGCGGAAATAATACTTTCACAAAGAACTGGAGTGGCGTAATAATATTGTACAAACCAGAGCAATCGGCACTGGCACAAATGTTAAACCTAAAAAAACCTGGTAAATATGCAATAAAAGTAAAAGGTGTAGTTTAG
- the kae1 gene encoding KEOPS complex N(6)-L-threonylcarbamoyladenine synthase Kae1, with the protein MSKLVLGIESTAHTFGVGIASSDGRILANAKDIYKPQKGGIHPRECAKHHALVANSVLKQALTQSNVKLDEISAIAVALGPGLGPCLRIGATTARTLALLLNVPLVPVNHGVAHIEIAKLTANVKDPLVVFVSGGHTSIMAYMDGRYRVFGETLDVALGNFLDSLGEKLGFPFPGLVSIEKNAESGKQILNLPYTVKGQDLSFSGLYTSALRAIKNGARIEDVCLSVVEYSYSMLCEVVERALAFLGKEAVILTGGVARSNKLQKMLSVVASLHNASFHVVPDEYAGDNGAMIAWTGVLMYQNGITIPVEESSVKSRWRIDEVDIPWMK; encoded by the coding sequence ATGTCCAAGTTGGTATTGGGTATAGAAAGTACAGCGCATACTTTTGGTGTTGGTATAGCCTCATCGGATGGACGTATATTAGCTAATGCAAAAGATATCTATAAACCTCAGAAAGGGGGTATTCATCCTAGAGAATGCGCTAAACATCATGCGTTAGTTGCAAATTCAGTATTAAAACAAGCTTTAACACAATCTAATGTTAAACTGGATGAGATAAGTGCGATAGCAGTAGCATTAGGCCCAGGATTAGGGCCGTGTTTGAGAATTGGAGCCACAACTGCAAGAACACTAGCTCTCCTTCTCAATGTTCCTTTAGTACCAGTGAATCATGGCGTGGCACATATAGAGATAGCGAAATTAACTGCTAATGTGAAAGATCCCTTAGTTGTATTTGTTTCTGGAGGACATACGAGTATCATGGCCTACATGGATGGTAGGTATAGAGTATTTGGAGAAACATTGGATGTTGCTTTAGGCAATTTCCTTGATTCATTAGGAGAAAAACTAGGGTTCCCATTTCCGGGCCTTGTAAGCATAGAAAAAAATGCAGAATCTGGTAAACAAATACTTAACCTACCATACACAGTGAAAGGTCAAGATCTATCATTTTCAGGACTATATACATCTGCACTTAGAGCAATAAAAAATGGTGCTAGAATAGAGGATGTATGCCTCAGCGTAGTAGAGTATTCGTACAGCATGTTATGTGAAGTTGTTGAAAGAGCATTAGCGTTTTTAGGAAAAGAGGCAGTAATTCTTACTGGTGGTGTGGCAAGAAGTAATAAGCTTCAGAAAATGCTCAGTGTTGTTGCATCATTGCATAATGCAAGCTTTCATGTAGTTCCCGATGAATATGCCGGTGATAATGGCGCTATGATAGCGTGGACCGGGGTGTTAATGTACCAGAATGGCATAACAATCCCGGTTGAAGAAAGTAGTGTAAAGTCTCGTTGGAGAATCGACGAGGTTGACATACCATGGATGAAATAA
- a CDS encoding 30S ribosomal protein S27ae encodes MANVHKLYEYDYSTGKIKPKNQKCPRCGSYMAFHKEPIPRWTCGACHYTIFLKSK; translated from the coding sequence ATGGCAAATGTTCATAAACTTTATGAGTATGATTATTCAACAGGTAAAATAAAACCAAAAAATCAGAAATGTCCTAGATGTGGTTCCTACATGGCTTTTCATAAAGAACCAATACCAAGATGGACCTGCGGAGCTTGTCACTATACGATTTTTCTGAAAAGTAAATAA
- a CDS encoding GTP-dependent dephospho-CoA kinase family protein translates to MVKLTELPRGYVGIPKLSEKRNLRIFLKYPLGLLLPYPHPESTKLAIKYLSELGSSKVILVGDRVSYNFISEGFSPNVIVIDKREKRNSIDDRWVYNWAKIIRNVKNPPGTISKEVLTVIKECINENRCAIVVDGEEDLLVLPVTLYSEDNTVIFYGLPDVGLILVKSEKSKKMFIKKILERVSKNG, encoded by the coding sequence TTGGTTAAACTAACTGAATTACCTAGAGGATATGTAGGTATACCTAAATTATCCGAAAAACGGAATTTGAGAATTTTTTTAAAATACCCTCTTGGTCTCTTATTACCATATCCGCATCCTGAATCAACAAAACTTGCAATAAAATATCTGTCAGAACTTGGTTCGAGTAAAGTAATTTTAGTTGGTGATAGAGTATCATATAATTTCATCAGCGAAGGTTTTAGCCCAAACGTTATAGTTATTGATAAACGCGAGAAACGAAATAGTATAGATGATAGATGGGTTTATAATTGGGCTAAAATAATTAGGAATGTAAAAAATCCTCCAGGAACAATAAGTAAAGAAGTGTTAACAGTTATTAAAGAATGCATCAATGAGAACAGATGTGCTATAGTTGTTGATGGTGAAGAGGATTTGCTTGTACTCCCAGTAACACTTTATTCCGAAGACAACACAGTAATATTCTATGGGTTACCTGATGTAGGATTAATATTGGTGAAAAGCGAAAAATCTAAAAAGATGTTTATTAAAAAAATATTGGAGCGAGTGAGTAAAAATGGGTGA
- a CDS encoding 30S processome protein Utp24, whose amino-acid sequence METNWLWSAKGLRAKNMLILMDTSFILACVEKGKDLLAIVEKKSDHVFKPVVPHVVLDELRSIMSRGGKRGRLALLALEMANRYEKLSDKLMPNEDVDSFIIRIAFEKKLIVATNDVHLRSRLRKLGIPHIYLRYDGNVDYFGL is encoded by the coding sequence ATGGAGACTAATTGGTTATGGAGTGCTAAAGGATTGAGAGCCAAAAATATGCTTATTTTAATGGATACAAGCTTCATTTTAGCTTGTGTTGAAAAAGGTAAAGATCTTCTAGCAATAGTTGAGAAAAAATCTGATCACGTTTTTAAACCTGTAGTTCCTCACGTTGTTTTAGATGAACTGAGATCTATAATGTCTAGAGGAGGCAAACGTGGTCGTTTAGCATTGTTAGCTCTTGAAATGGCTAATAGATATGAAAAGTTATCAGATAAGCTAATGCCCAATGAAGATGTGGACAGTTTTATAATAAGAATAGCCTTTGAGAAAAAATTAATTGTTGCAACAAATGATGTGCATTTGAGATCACGTCTTAGAAAACTAGGAATACCTCATATTTATTTACGATATGATGGTAATGTGGATTATTTCGGACTTTGA